The DNA sequence GCTCATGGCCGACGCGTTGTCCCACGTCACACTATCCGGCGTCGCCGCCGGTTTGTTGTTGCGGGATGCGTCACCGTCACTCGCCTTCGTCAATCCCGTCTACGTCGGTATGGCTTTCTCAGTGGCAGGGTCGTTATTTGTGGAGAAGTTGCGCAAAGTGTACGACTCGTTTTCCGAATTGGCGATCCCGATTATGTTATCGACGGGGGTCGCGCTCGGCGTCGTCCTTATTAGTATTGCCAACGGTTTTAACGCCGACCTGTTCGGCTACTTGTTCGGGAGTGTCCTGTCGGTGACGTTTTCCGATCTGGTGACGATCGGCGTTGTCGGGGTGATCGTGTTAGGAGTCGTCGTCCTTTTTTACAAAGAGCTGTTTTACTTGTCCTTTGACGAAGAAAGTGCCGTCTTATCCGGTTTGCCGCAGAAGCGGCTTAACTTGCTTTTCATGGTCGTCGTTGCGCTCGTCATCGCCACGGCGATGCGCATCGTCGGCATTATGCTGGTCTCGGCGATGATGACGTTGCCGGTCGCTACCAGTTTGCAAGTGGCCAAGAGCTTTAAACAAACGTTTTTTTACGCCATCTTTTTTGCGGAGGCTGCTGTTGTCGGCGGGCTCATCTTGTCGTTTTACTTGGACTGGGCCTCCGGCGGCACGATCGTCTTACTGGCAGTAACGATGCTGCTCGCCGTTTTGGGTGGCAAGCGGATGCTGCGCAGACGTCAAGCGGCAGTCGCGAGCGAAGGGACTTGAAAGGCTTAAGGGGCATGAAGTTGCAAGGATCGCGCCTTAAGGTTTAAAATAAAGGTAAACCCTTTAACGTAGCAATTACGAATGGTCGTGCACAACGGTTGGAGGAGGTGCGTGCTTGTGAATGTGACGAAAGCTCTCGATCAATTAAAGGCGCAAGGTTATAAATATACGAGCAAGCGGGAGCTCATCCTAGAGATTTTTTACCGCGAAGGGCGTTACTTGAACGCGAAGTACGTGTTAGAACAGATGCAAAAAGAGCACCCGCAGCTTAGTTTTGACACGGTCTACCGCAATTTAACGTTACTTTCTGAGTTGGGCATTCTCGAAGTGACCGCCATGCACGGCGAACGGTATTACCGCATGGCGTGCAGCGGCGATGACCATCATCACCACCTCATCTGTACCGAGTGCGGCAAAGCGAAAAAAATCGACATCTGTCCCATGCAGGGCGTCTTTGGCGAACCGGAAGGGTTCCAAATTACCGGTCACAAGTTTGAAATATACGGTTTGTGCAGCGATTGCGGTGCAACCCACGCATAAAGCCGAACGAAGGAGAAAGTAAAGATCCACTTACGGGCGATTAGCTCGTAGGTGGATTTTTTTGCGTTTGGATGAGCAGACTCTCGTTCGGTTGTTCGGTCGATGCATACGTGACCAAAAAGTGTATCCTTCATCTAATTGGTGAATACATGGGCAAAAAAGTGTATACGATGGGAATACGAAAGTTAACGAGTGGTGAAACTATTTGATATATACTAACGTCTTGCGCTTGTATATGACAAAGAAGGGGAATGCCTAATGTTTAATTACAAACTGATCATTAGAATTTTTGGTATTAAAATATACAAAAACCTGAATGACGGGAAGTTGTACTACGAGCGAAAAGGGAAATTGAAGCGATTATACTTGTAACATGTAATGTAGAATTTAACTATAAATTTTATTGCAACTCTAAAGTGGAAATGTTTCTTTGCAAATAGTATTGACAATATATCTTTATTAATTTATTATAATCCGTAAATAACAAAGGTTAAGGGATCTGAATAACGTGATCAGGGGCACTCTTGATTTGCAAAAATAGTAAATATAGTAAAAAAGGGAAATACGAGTAAAAGAGGGGAATACGTGTCCATATTCGGAGTCATTACTACAATCGTCGTCGTCGTAGCGCTCGTCGGGCTTAAGAAGTATTATAAAAACAAAAAAGAAAACGCACTAATAAGAGGCTGTATTGTCTGGATGACACCTATTTTTATTTTACAAATCGTATTCATGTTTAATGATGCCTTTTGTTTATGGAACTTATTCCAGCATTACACACAAATACTGTTAATTTTTGGAGTAGCTATCGGCCTGTTTTTATTCATTCGATTTATCCTCCTGCACGGAACAGTGTCAACCGTTGTGGGGGCTAAAATGCTTCTTTTACTTGCTGTTTTCGTCTCCTTAATTTATACAGAATATTTTAACGGAAGCTATACTTTTAGCGACTATCGGGCGTTTAGCCAATACAACCTTCCGCTGAAAAAGTACTATTTTGTCCTACCGTATAAATTGTTGGCAGACGATGGCGCCAGCGTTTATAAGTTCCCTTGCTCTTTTTCGATACCGATCAAAAAGGTGGGAGAGCGCCTGTATTACTACGAACACACCGGGTTCGGCCGGCCGGGAAGGTGGTATGAATTCGGGATCCCACGCCGACAGCAAGGGGCGTGATGCCCCCGCTAATGGCTGGCGCAGTCTAACGTAACAGTTTTATTTAAACACGTAAAATCACGTGTAACATATGGCTCCGGAACACGCTAACTTAACGGTTCCGCCGTCCTTTTTTTTGCGGGTGCGCGGTTAGTCCGCTTTACCCATCCCCATAAAAAGCCGAGCGCACCGCCGACGAGTGCTGGGAGAAGCCAGCCCATCCCTTGGGTGTATAGCGGTAAGTGAATGTACACACCTGTGAGTGTGTCCGCCCCTGTCTGCAGCTTGTCCAACCCAATATTGAACCATTTCTCGACTACCGACGCCGCCGATTCCGTCGCGGCAGTCGGCCGTTCGATGGCGTTGAAGCCATCGACGAAGCTAATGGCACCCGTAAAAAGGAGTGCGCCGCGATACACGTGTGGGCAACTGCGAATCGCGCGTGGCGCAAGCCCTAAGATAATAATGACGATCGCCAGCGGGTAAATCGCCACTAAGACGGGATAAGAAATCGCAATAATATTCGTCAGTCCGAGGTTGGCGATGGCAAAGCCGACGAGTGTACACAGTATGGCCAGCCGTTTGTACGTCAATCGCGA is a window from the Numidum massiliense genome containing:
- a CDS encoding Fur family transcriptional regulator, with translation MNVTKALDQLKAQGYKYTSKRELILEIFYREGRYLNAKYVLEQMQKEHPQLSFDTVYRNLTLLSELGILEVTAMHGERYYRMACSGDDHHHHLICTECGKAKKIDICPMQGVFGEPEGFQITGHKFEIYGLCSDCGATHA
- a CDS encoding metal ABC transporter permease, with translation MLDAFFQYTFLQHALWSGIIVGLVSPVVGVFLVTRRLSLMADALSHVTLSGVAAGLLLRDASPSLAFVNPVYVGMAFSVAGSLFVEKLRKVYDSFSELAIPIMLSTGVALGVVLISIANGFNADLFGYLFGSVLSVTFSDLVTIGVVGVIVLGVVVLFYKELFYLSFDEESAVLSGLPQKRLNLLFMVVVALVIATAMRIVGIMLVSAMMTLPVATSLQVAKSFKQTFFYAIFFAEAAVVGGLILSFYLDWASGGTIVLLAVTMLLAVLGGKRMLRRRQAAVASEGT